CTGCGAAGCGAGAACTTGGAAATTGCGCGAGGCGATTTGGACGACGCCGCGGCGCTCGAAAATGCCATGCGTGGCGCAGCCATTACGTATCACGTCGCAGCGAACGTGCAGATGTGGAAGAAGCGCTGGGAGGAAAGCGGACGCGCGAACGTGGTCGGCACGCGCAACATGGTGCAAGCGGCGCGAAAGGCGGGCGTGGATCGGTTTGTCTTTACATCGACGGGATCGACCATTGGAAAGCCGTATCCGCCGACCGATGAGATCGTCACGGTCGATGAAACGTCGACGTACAACTTTGCACCACTCGAAATGGTTTATCCACATACGAAATGGCTTGCGGAGCAAGAGGTGCAGCGGGCAGCAGCCGAAGGACTCCATACGGTCATTACGCATCCGACGGCGGTCTTTGGGCCGGGAGATTGGAAAGCAAACGTATTGCCGCTCTTTCTGGCAACGAGGTCGCTGACGGGTATTGCCGTGCCAAACGGCATGCGAACGACGTGCGACGTGCGGGACGTTGCCGCGGCTCATTTGACGGCGGCGGCGCGAGCATCCGCAGGGAGTCGTTACATTTTGGGCGGGGAGCAATTGTCGGTACGAGAATTGTTTTCGCGTATTGCCG
Above is a window of Polyangiaceae bacterium DNA encoding:
- a CDS encoding NAD-dependent epimerase/dehydratase family protein encodes the protein MIPRSKTAFVTGGTGFLGYEMIRQLLASGHRVIALSRNGTLPGDLRSENLEIARGDLDDAAALENAMRGAAITYHVAANVQMWKKRWEESGRANVVGTRNMVQAARKAGVDRFVFTSTGSTIGKPYPPTDEIVTVDETSTYNFAPLEMVYPHTKWLAEQEVQRAAAEGLHTVITHPTAVFGPGDWKANVLPLFLATRSLTGIAVPNGMRTTCDVRDVAAAHLTAAARASAGSRYILGGEQLSVRELFSRIAAAVGGKPPRFTLPNWAVLGLSRLMETSATISGKPPKLSYEMALQSTFRVRMSSRRAADELGYASRPLNESLADAVRFYQEQGWL